Genomic DNA from Actinomycetota bacterium:
ATTTGAAAAGGAATCAAAGACCGTTTTGAAAAAGGGTTTGATTCTTCCCGCCTATGATCATGTCCTTAAATGCTCTCATGTCTTCAACCTCCTTGATGCCAGGGGAGTGCTCAGCCATCAGGAGCGAACTCGCTACATCGCTCGGGTCCGCGATTTGGCAAAGAATGTCGCCGAGGTATATATCGCCTATAGGGAAAAACTTGGCTTCCCCCTCCTTAAAAAATAGCAGAGCATCTGAGCTTTGAAGCGGAGGCGAGATGGGAAAAGACTTGTTGCTGGAGATAGGAACGGAGGAGATGCCCGCTTCTGCAGTTAACTTGGGCATCGAGCAATTGAGGGAAAATGCTTCAAAGATGTTTGAAGCCAAAAGACTCTCCTTTTTAAGTTTAGATGCCACGGGGGCGCCTCGCCGACTTGTCCTGCTCGTCACCAACCTTTCCGAAGTGCAAAGCGAGGTTGTGCATGAAATTAGGGGTCCGGCTAGGAAGGTCGCTTATACGGATGATGGTGAACCCACGGCAGCGGCCATAGGATTCGCCAGTGCACAAAAGGTCAAGGTAACAGATCTCGTAGTGAGGTCCACTCCTCAAGGGGATTATGTATTCGCCATCAAGAGAGAGAAGGGCCTGCCCACATCTCGACTGCTTCCTGAACTCCTCCCAAAGCTCATCCTATCGCTATCTTTCCCTAAGTCCATGCGTTGGGGGGAGGGGGAGATTCGATTTGTCAGACCTATAAGGTGGCTATTGGCTCTTTATGGAAATAAAGTGGTCGATTTCTCCCTTGATAATCTGAGAGCAAGCAATCTTACCTGGGGACATAGATTTTTAGCGAAAAATCCATTAAAGGTTAAAAATCCTCGAGATTATTTCGGTACTTTGGAGGAAAAGGGTAAGGTCGTCGTGGATCATCGTAAAAGGGAGAGGATCATCAGGGATAAGATCGAGCAAGTTGCCAAAGAGATTGGTGGAAGGGCATTGATTGATCCCCAGACTTTTACCGAGGTCGTAAACCTAGTTGAATTCCCACATACGATCTTCGGTGCCTTTCCTTCGGAGTACGTTTCTTTACCCCATGATGTCCTAGCCACCGTCATGGAGTCGCATCAGAGGTATTTCCCCGTCGAGGACGAGGAAGGCAATCTTTTGCCCTACTTTATCGTAGTTCATAATGGTGACCCAATGCACGATGACACCATCAGAAAAGGTCACGAAATGGTACTCACCGCTCGACTGGCGGATGCCAAATTCTTTTACGAGGAAGATCAGAAAGAGCCGCTTGCCGCCCGATTAGAGAAACTTAAAGGCATAATCTTCCAGGAGAAATTGGGTACGCTGCATGATAAGGCGAAGCGCGTTCAAAATCTGGTTATGGAGATTGGACGCGCTCTCAAGATCGACGAGAGTACCCTAAAAGAAGCCGAAAGGGTGGCTTATTTGAGTAAGGCGGATTTGCTCACCGAAATGGTTGGAGAATTCTCAGACCTTCAGGGGATTATGGGTAGGGAATATGCTCGCCTTTCAGGTGAGCCCGAGAATGTAGCTATCGGTATCTTTGAACATTATCTCCCCCGTTTTGCCTCGGATATCCTTCCTTCAACGCCCGTGGGGAAAATCGTGAGCATTGCAGATAAATTGGATACCATCGTTGGCTACTTTTCGGTGGGGCTTCTTCCCACAGGCTCTGA
This window encodes:
- the glyS gene encoding glycine--tRNA ligase subunit beta, with protein sequence MGKDLLLEIGTEEMPASAVNLGIEQLRENASKMFEAKRLSFLSLDATGAPRRLVLLVTNLSEVQSEVVHEIRGPARKVAYTDDGEPTAAAIGFASAQKVKVTDLVVRSTPQGDYVFAIKREKGLPTSRLLPELLPKLILSLSFPKSMRWGEGEIRFVRPIRWLLALYGNKVVDFSLDNLRASNLTWGHRFLAKNPLKVKNPRDYFGTLEEKGKVVVDHRKRERIIRDKIEQVAKEIGGRALIDPQTFTEVVNLVEFPHTIFGAFPSEYVSLPHDVLATVMESHQRYFPVEDEEGNLLPYFIVVHNGDPMHDDTIRKGHEMVLTARLADAKFFYEEDQKEPLAARLEKLKGIIFQEKLGTLHDKAKRVQNLVMEIGRALKIDESTLKEAERVAYLSKADLLTEMVGEFSDLQGIMGREYARLSGEPENVAIGIFEHYLPRFASDILPSTPVGKIVSIADKLDTIVGYFSVGLLPTGSEDPYSLRRQGQGIISIILENRFPLSLSEMIHLSLDLYHKAGFKYRPFEEVEIELQDFFMGRFKGELLTEGFNYDIINAVLGEKPDNLTDLRDRVVSIAKYKESPILDDLIVAFTRCKNLSNPSLGSGVKEQLFSEEEERGLYQKLIEVEKIIDEYLERTDYDRAIENLAGLRPYVDRFFDKVLVMTEDKRIRHNRVSLLNRCVELFLKIADFSQL